From a single Asticcacaulis sp. MM231 genomic region:
- a CDS encoding DUF2093 domain-containing protein: protein MNMHTPSPLPGQAIVHYGDGDYTLMRPGKFVICAVSGKQIPLEALKYWDPRTQEAYAGPEEATQAWKRRNP, encoded by the coding sequence ATGAATATGCACACGCCCTCTCCCTTGCCCGGCCAGGCCATTGTCCATTACGGCGATGGCGACTACACGCTTATGCGCCCCGGCAAGTTCGTGATCTGCGCCGTTTCCGGCAAGCAGATCCCGCTCGAAGCGCTGAAATACTGGGACCCGCGCACGCAGGAAGCCTATGCCGGTCCGGAAGAAGCGACCCAGGCCTGGAAAAGACGGAACCCGTGA
- a CDS encoding response regulator, translating into MADYSSLKILLIEDNQHMRSIVAAILKGTGIRNVREARDGAEGLDMLRQFPADIALVDFNMDPIDGVEFTKLLRNAPNSMNPYLPVVMITGHSERSRVIQARDAGVNEFVVKPLTARALLGRLDSVIMRPRPYIRCKTYFGPDRRRTSDQHYSGPFRRNTDGVI; encoded by the coding sequence ATGGCTGACTACAGTAGTCTGAAAATTCTGCTGATTGAGGATAATCAGCATATGCGGTCCATCGTGGCCGCCATCCTGAAAGGCACCGGCATCCGTAATGTCCGCGAGGCCCGCGATGGCGCCGAAGGACTCGACATGCTGCGTCAGTTTCCAGCCGATATTGCCCTGGTCGATTTCAACATGGACCCGATTGATGGCGTCGAGTTCACCAAGTTACTACGCAACGCCCCCAATTCGATGAACCCCTACCTGCCCGTGGTCATGATCACCGGCCATTCGGAGCGATCGCGCGTCATTCAGGCCCGTGATGCCGGCGTCAATGAGTTCGTGGTCAAACCGCTGACAGCCCGCGCCTTGCTCGGACGGCTCGATTCGGTCATCATGCGGCCGCGCCCCTACATCCGGTGCAAGACCTATTTCGGCCCCGATCGCCGCCGGACGTCCGACCAACACTATTCCGGTCCGTTCCGCCGGAATACAGACGGCGTCATTTAG
- a CDS encoding glycoside hydrolase family 5 protein, with protein MLKPMTGLRLALALMAGPLGLASAAHAERPKPFVEISAAEQVAKMGPGVNIIGYDPYWQDGGQGNYKEEHFKAMHDAGFGTIRVVLFTFSHIGADGKIDPKWMTKLDWVVEMGKKYNLTVILDEHDFTDCSKDAAVCATTLKNVWSQLATRYADEPNTVIFELLNEPHDKLDADTWNALFPQVLSIVRASNPKRNVIIGPTHWNSRNDLELLKLPQDDRHIIATFHYYDPFNFTHQGASWAPPEITALKDVLFGTPEQIAQVGKDFDAVKAWSVANDRPILLGEFGAYDKAAMKDRVLWTSTVARAAESRGFAYAYWQFSSDFIVYDFKKQAWVEPILKALIPASKE; from the coding sequence ATGTTAAAACCTATGACGGGCCTCCGGCTGGCGCTTGCCCTGATGGCCGGCCCTTTAGGCCTGGCCTCAGCCGCTCACGCTGAACGCCCCAAGCCCTTTGTTGAGATTTCGGCCGCCGAACAGGTGGCGAAAATGGGCCCCGGCGTCAACATTATCGGTTATGATCCCTACTGGCAGGACGGTGGCCAAGGCAATTACAAAGAAGAACATTTCAAGGCAATGCACGATGCCGGTTTCGGTACGATCCGCGTAGTGCTCTTCACCTTCAGCCACATCGGCGCGGACGGCAAGATCGATCCGAAATGGATGACCAAACTCGACTGGGTGGTTGAGATGGGCAAGAAATACAATCTCACCGTCATCCTCGATGAGCACGACTTCACCGACTGTTCAAAGGACGCCGCGGTCTGCGCCACAACGCTGAAAAACGTCTGGTCGCAACTGGCGACGCGCTATGCCGACGAGCCCAATACGGTCATTTTCGAACTGCTCAATGAACCGCACGATAAACTCGACGCCGATACCTGGAATGCCCTGTTCCCTCAGGTCTTGAGCATCGTCCGCGCCAGCAATCCAAAGCGTAACGTGATCATCGGGCCAACGCACTGGAACAGCCGCAACGATCTGGAACTGCTCAAGCTGCCGCAGGACGACCGGCATATCATCGCCACCTTCCACTATTACGATCCATTCAACTTCACCCATCAGGGTGCTAGCTGGGCACCGCCGGAAATCACCGCGCTCAAGGATGTGCTGTTCGGTACGCCCGAGCAGATCGCTCAGGTCGGCAAGGATTTCGACGCCGTGAAAGCCTGGTCGGTCGCAAACGATCGCCCGATACTGCTTGGTGAATTCGGCGCCTATGACAAGGCGGCCATGAAGGACCGCGTTCTGTGGACCTCGACCGTAGCGCGCGCCGCGGAAAGTCGTGGTTTCGCCTATGCCTACTGGCAGTTTTCCAGCGACTTCATCGTCTATGATTTCAAGAAGCAGGCCTGGGTCGAACCCATCCTGAAAGCCCTCATCCCCGCTAGCAAAGAATAG
- a CDS encoding ATP-binding protein, producing MLDEVRLRQVLYNLIGNACKFTHDGAVTLSVEMDKTGRLRVEVRDSGPGIAADQQARLFTRFNQIDNSINRKHGGSGLGLSICYEICKLMQGEIGVTSVLGEGSCFWFEIPVAIAKAPKAVTAALDLKPFFLEDRKVLIVDDHPINRELIRLLLTDSGLELHEVGDGEAALEICETIKFDLIFMDIQMPVLDGIAATRCLREQGGLNAETAIVALSAAAQTKLSDDTRGQGFTHVLSKPIDMPQFFAILRDCLEGTFISHRLAG from the coding sequence ATGCTCGATGAGGTGCGCCTGCGTCAGGTGCTGTACAATCTGATCGGTAACGCCTGTAAATTCACCCATGACGGCGCCGTCACCCTGTCGGTGGAGATGGATAAGACGGGCCGGTTGCGTGTCGAGGTCCGGGACAGCGGGCCCGGTATTGCGGCCGATCAGCAGGCACGTCTTTTCACGCGCTTCAACCAGATCGACAACAGCATCAACCGCAAGCACGGTGGTTCGGGGCTTGGCCTGTCGATCTGCTACGAAATCTGCAAACTGATGCAGGGCGAGATCGGTGTAACATCGGTTCTGGGCGAGGGCTCGTGCTTCTGGTTCGAGATTCCGGTCGCCATTGCCAAAGCGCCCAAAGCGGTTACGGCCGCGCTCGATCTCAAGCCGTTTTTCCTTGAAGACCGCAAGGTGCTGATCGTCGATGATCATCCGATCAACCGCGAACTGATCCGTCTGTTGCTCACCGATTCAGGCCTGGAGCTTCATGAGGTTGGCGATGGCGAGGCAGCGCTTGAAATCTGCGAAACCATCAAGTTCGACCTGATCTTCATGGATATCCAGATGCCGGTGCTCGACGGTATTGCCGCCACTCGCTGTCTGCGTGAACAGGGTGGCCTCAACGCGGAAACCGCCATTGTGGCGCTAAGCGCCGCCGCCCAGACCAAGCTTTCAGACGATACACGCGGGCAGGGCTTTACCCATGTGCTGAGCAAGCCGATCGATATGCCGCAGTTTTTCGCCATTCTGCGCGATTGTCTCGAAGGCACGTTTATCTCACACCGGCTGGCGGGCTAA
- a CDS encoding alpha/beta hydrolase-fold protein — protein sequence MNVRTWRLMGAIVLSIGGFSSAPAQPQKLMHVLPLCQPASVLDAGCFAPVDFDAQTASVHLGDKSLTYWLDGTMLRIAARSLDGNPPDLCCTFQDQMLPLQGEPQGLWGLQYDLPFINESIVDISLLVEGTQTEKTVYRGIKAPIAVRVDSLKGRVDTVEIDSVHLGQKRGLTIYTPPQSSPVDGYPVIYMADNAVESFAPMVEKLILDDVIRPVLLVGIDNGGEARGREYLPGSRSDPQAYGRHEAFVLEEVMSLAEKKFHAAHRPSARMTYGFSNGGAWALAFGTKHYDLFGHVSAFAVAGRPDATYDFAGAKGQALYLGAGAYDYFNAQTAAFCKKAREAGLVCHYLTIYAGHDSSMWEQGLISALKGAFPA from the coding sequence ATGAACGTGCGAACGTGGCGTTTGATGGGAGCGATTGTGTTGAGTATCGGCGGATTTTCATCCGCACCTGCACAGCCGCAGAAATTGATGCATGTTTTACCGCTCTGCCAGCCAGCCTCGGTTCTGGATGCGGGTTGCTTCGCGCCGGTTGATTTTGATGCACAAACGGCCTCCGTCCACCTGGGAGATAAAAGCCTGACCTATTGGTTAGATGGCACAATGCTGCGTATTGCCGCACGAAGCCTTGACGGCAATCCACCCGACTTATGTTGTACTTTTCAGGATCAGATGTTGCCCTTGCAGGGAGAGCCTCAAGGGCTTTGGGGCCTACAATATGATTTGCCTTTTATCAATGAAAGTATCGTTGATATTTCTTTGTTGGTCGAAGGCACGCAAACGGAAAAAACGGTTTATCGCGGTATCAAGGCGCCTATTGCAGTCCGTGTCGACAGTCTGAAAGGCAGGGTCGACACTGTTGAGATCGACAGCGTGCACCTCGGACAAAAGCGTGGTCTGACCATCTATACGCCACCACAATCATCGCCGGTCGACGGATATCCGGTGATCTATATGGCGGATAACGCCGTCGAGTCCTTTGCGCCTATGGTTGAGAAACTCATTCTGGATGATGTCATTCGTCCGGTATTGCTGGTTGGCATTGATAATGGCGGTGAAGCGCGCGGTCGTGAATATTTGCCTGGCTCGCGCTCTGACCCTCAAGCCTATGGACGTCATGAGGCCTTTGTACTTGAAGAGGTCATGTCGTTGGCAGAAAAGAAGTTTCACGCTGCTCATAGGCCTTCTGCTCGCATGACCTATGGTTTTTCAAACGGCGGAGCCTGGGCTTTGGCCTTTGGCACAAAGCATTATGATCTGTTCGGTCATGTCAGTGCTTTCGCCGTCGCGGGAAGACCCGATGCGACTTATGATTTTGCGGGCGCTAAGGGCCAAGCGCTTTATCTTGGCGCGGGTGCCTATGATTATTTCAATGCCCAAACAGCGGCTTTTTGTAAAAAGGCGCGAGAGGCGGGCCTTGTTTGCCACTATCTGACGATTTACGCAGGACATGACTCGTCCATGTGGGAGCAAGGCCTTATAAGTGCCCTTAAAGGTGCATTCCCGGCATAG
- the purD gene encoding phosphoribosylamine--glycine ligase produces MNILLIGSGGREHALAWKIVQSPLCDKLVIAPGNPGMAALGAKDIECHNIKATDVAGLVGLARDIKADLVVVGPENALAEGLADALAVVNIPCFGPKKQAAQLEASKAFTKDFCKRHNIPTSASETFDNVAEAREFLKTYSPPYVIKADGLAAGKGVAISPDYQDAVAEIEAMLGGRYGPASSNIVIEEFMTGEEASVFAICDGETAMLFGWAQDHKRAFDGDTGPNTGGMGTYSPAPIVTPDLLRITQDEVLNPTMAGMKAEGNAYTGVLYAGLMIENGRPRLVEYNARFGDPECQVLMLRLKSDIVPYLLAAAKGGLKNMPAPEWHDEPAVCVVYAAKGYPDSPLTGSIIRGAEQDFGSDVTVFHAGTSRAEDGSLRAAGGRVLNICARGKTLQDARDKAYAAIGKIDWPGGFYRTDIAWRAL; encoded by the coding sequence ATGAACATTCTGCTGATCGGTTCGGGCGGCCGCGAACACGCCCTCGCTTGGAAAATCGTGCAATCACCGCTTTGCGACAAGCTGGTCATCGCGCCGGGCAATCCGGGCATGGCGGCTTTAGGCGCCAAAGACATAGAGTGCCATAATATCAAGGCGACGGACGTGGCGGGCCTGGTCGGTCTGGCGCGGGACATCAAGGCTGATCTGGTCGTGGTCGGTCCCGAAAACGCCCTGGCGGAAGGTTTGGCCGATGCCCTGGCCGTGGTCAATATTCCTTGTTTCGGTCCGAAGAAACAGGCGGCGCAGCTTGAGGCCTCGAAGGCCTTCACCAAGGATTTCTGCAAGCGTCACAATATCCCCACCTCAGCGTCGGAAACCTTCGATAACGTCGCTGAGGCGCGCGAATTCCTCAAAACCTACAGCCCGCCCTATGTCATCAAGGCCGATGGTCTGGCCGCCGGCAAGGGCGTTGCGATCTCGCCGGATTATCAGGACGCCGTGGCCGAGATCGAGGCCATGCTGGGTGGCCGTTATGGTCCGGCCAGCTCGAACATCGTGATCGAAGAATTCATGACCGGCGAGGAGGCTTCGGTCTTCGCTATCTGTGACGGCGAAACGGCTATGCTGTTCGGCTGGGCGCAGGATCACAAACGCGCTTTCGATGGCGATACCGGCCCCAATACCGGCGGTATGGGCACCTATTCGCCGGCGCCTATCGTCACGCCCGATCTGTTGCGCATTACCCAGGATGAGGTGCTCAACCCGACCATGGCGGGCATGAAAGCCGAAGGCAACGCCTATACGGGCGTGCTCTATGCCGGCCTGATGATCGAAAACGGCCGCCCGCGTCTGGTGGAATACAATGCCCGCTTCGGCGATCCGGAATGTCAGGTGCTGATGCTGCGCCTTAAAAGCGACATCGTGCCCTATCTTCTGGCGGCGGCCAAGGGCGGCCTCAAAAACATGCCGGCGCCGGAATGGCATGACGAACCGGCGGTCTGTGTGGTCTATGCCGCCAAGGGCTATCCCGACAGCCCCTTGACGGGGTCGATCATCCGTGGCGCCGAGCAGGATTTCGGCAGCGATGTCACCGTGTTCCACGCCGGCACCAGCCGCGCCGAGGACGGTTCTTTGCGCGCGGCCGGCGGGCGCGTGCTGAACATCTGCGCGCGCGGCAAGACCTTGCAGGACGCGCGAGACAAGGCCTACGCCGCGATCGGCAAGATCGACTGGCCGGGCGGCTTTTATCGCACCGATATCGCCTGGAGAGCGCTTTAG
- a CDS encoding GAF domain-containing protein, translating to MPSSDLEVSRHAAFHQPESLEAEPDSGFGHLVTLAADIFEAPIALISLAEGDTHTFIASVGLDMTSVPAKVSFCDHVLKHGDVMVIPDATSDARFMANPFVTRTPHIRFYAGAPLRHEGALIGTFSIIDTQPRDDFDAIKIGRLRKLADTVAAMLAMRKGAAIRKATIRKLQETQRKLELMEEVAGVGYWHINARSGACFWSRGVYAIHGLKSGQLSAAA from the coding sequence ATGCCATCCTCGGACCTGGAAGTCAGCCGCCACGCTGCCTTTCATCAGCCGGAAAGCCTCGAAGCCGAACCGGATTCCGGCTTTGGTCATCTTGTCACGCTGGCCGCTGATATCTTCGAGGCGCCGATCGCCCTGATTTCGCTTGCCGAAGGGGATACACATACCTTTATCGCCTCGGTCGGCCTGGATATGACCTCGGTGCCGGCCAAGGTTTCCTTCTGCGATCACGTGTTGAAGCACGGCGATGTGATGGTTATCCCTGACGCGACGTCTGATGCGCGCTTTATGGCCAATCCGTTTGTGACGCGGACGCCGCACATACGTTTTTATGCCGGCGCTCCCTTGCGCCACGAAGGCGCCCTGATCGGCACATTCAGTATTATTGACACGCAACCACGTGATGATTTTGACGCCATAAAGATTGGCCGCCTGCGCAAACTGGCTGATACCGTGGCGGCTATGCTGGCGATGCGCAAAGGGGCGGCGATCCGCAAGGCCACGATCCGGAAGCTTCAGGAAACCCAGCGCAAGCTCGAACTGATGGAAGAGGTGGCCGGGGTCGGTTACTGGCATATCAATGCCAGGAGCGGAGCCTGTTTCTGGTCGCGCGGTGTCTACGCCATTCATGGCCTGAAATCGGGTCAGTTATCAGCCGCAGCTTGA
- a CDS encoding M23 family metallopeptidase encodes MISKGLNRRSVLSLSAGAALELLARPAFSADLPFRLRGRFEQSGYAVGQATPDADLWLNGTLRGHTSPEGWFYIGIDRDGVSPYRIEIRTPAGSDSFDLTFTPRLYDVQRVDGLPPETVTPTAPEVLERIKRDSALKAEAFASRYTDDTFKGGFIYPLKNFLVSGQFGNQRVLNGVPKSPHYGFDMAAPIGTPIYAPQGGLVVLAEPDLFYEGGLTFIDHGQGVISMYLHQSNVLVQKGDRVVQGQLIGLVGAKGRATGPHLCWRLKWGDFHMDPSFMVTSV; translated from the coding sequence GTGATATCCAAAGGGCTGAACCGCCGTTCCGTGCTGAGTTTGAGCGCCGGCGCGGCGCTTGAGCTGCTGGCGCGGCCGGCCTTTTCGGCTGACCTGCCCTTTCGTCTGCGCGGCCGTTTCGAGCAAAGCGGCTATGCTGTGGGTCAGGCAACTCCTGACGCCGACCTGTGGCTGAACGGGACCTTACGCGGCCATACCTCGCCGGAAGGCTGGTTCTATATCGGCATCGACCGCGACGGTGTATCGCCCTACCGTATCGAGATACGCACACCCGCCGGCAGTGACAGTTTCGACCTTACTTTCACCCCGCGACTTTATGATGTGCAGCGCGTCGATGGCCTGCCCCCGGAAACGGTCACGCCCACAGCCCCTGAGGTGCTGGAGCGCATCAAGCGCGATTCAGCCCTTAAGGCCGAAGCCTTCGCCAGCCGCTACACCGATGACACCTTCAAGGGCGGCTTTATCTATCCGCTCAAAAACTTCTTGGTTTCTGGCCAGTTCGGCAATCAGCGTGTGCTCAATGGCGTACCGAAAAGCCCGCATTATGGCTTCGACATGGCCGCTCCCATCGGCACGCCTATCTATGCGCCGCAAGGCGGATTGGTGGTGCTGGCCGAGCCGGATCTGTTTTACGAAGGTGGCCTGACCTTTATCGACCATGGCCAGGGCGTCATCTCGATGTACCTGCATCAGTCGAATGTGCTGGTGCAGAAGGGCGACCGAGTCGTGCAAGGGCAATTGATCGGGCTCGTCGGCGCCAAAGGCCGCGCCACCGGCCCGCACCTGTGCTGGCGACTCAAATGGGGCGATTTCCATATGGACCCCAGCTTCATGGTCACAAGCGTTTAG
- the xseA gene encoding exodeoxyribonuclease VII large subunit, with translation MADDLLPPKSTNPQSNAAAYSVSELAGALKRTLETTYDHVRLRGEVSKVTRHASGHVYLTIKDDKAAIDGVIWKGNVSRLQAQPEHGLEVIVTGKITTFPASSKYQIVIDAMEVAGVGALLAQLDRIKKKLHAEGLFDPALKKALPYAPRTIGVITSPTGAVIRDILHRIRDRWPCRVIVWPVVVQGDTAAPQVIHALRGFHTDPAIPRPDVIIVARGGGSVEDLWAFNNEDLARAVHACTIPIISAVGHETDTTLIDYVSDRRAPTPTGAAEMATPVLGELRAFTADLERRRQGTMARLLETRRERLTMLARALPKPLDLIDSAQQRLDYVAHRLGGGLLQNLNLHQTAYVRVSGRFSPGLLERPRQLKHTQLAQLAHRLDLAMARRVTLAESHARLPSLTTRMDAALTRTVTRSGERLPELAKRLGEAMTRTLSQRSEQLKRLEQLRVSLDPDRPLNTGFARVNRADGALVVSPTGIASGDALVLTFKNHETLGVIAHGDGPPPVATRSEGPKPQPALKPAAAKPKPPSPDQGSLF, from the coding sequence ATGGCCGACGATCTGCTTCCCCCCAAATCAACCAACCCTCAAAGTAACGCCGCCGCCTATTCGGTGTCCGAACTAGCCGGCGCGCTCAAACGTACGCTTGAAACCACCTATGATCACGTCCGCCTGCGCGGCGAGGTGTCCAAGGTGACGCGCCACGCTTCGGGCCATGTCTACCTGACCATCAAGGACGACAAGGCCGCCATCGACGGCGTTATCTGGAAGGGCAATGTCAGCCGCCTGCAAGCCCAGCCGGAGCACGGTCTTGAGGTAATCGTCACCGGCAAGATCACCACGTTTCCGGCGTCATCGAAATACCAGATCGTCATCGACGCCATGGAGGTCGCCGGCGTCGGCGCCTTGCTGGCCCAGCTCGATCGCATCAAGAAAAAGCTCCACGCCGAAGGCCTCTTCGATCCGGCACTTAAAAAAGCCCTCCCCTACGCGCCAAGAACCATCGGCGTCATCACCTCGCCCACCGGCGCGGTCATCCGAGATATCCTGCATCGTATTCGCGACCGCTGGCCCTGCCGCGTTATCGTCTGGCCGGTCGTAGTGCAGGGCGATACCGCCGCGCCTCAGGTGATCCATGCCCTGCGTGGTTTTCACACCGATCCCGCTATTCCGCGTCCCGATGTCATCATCGTGGCGCGCGGCGGCGGTTCGGTCGAAGATCTGTGGGCCTTCAACAATGAAGACCTCGCCCGCGCCGTCCATGCCTGCACCATCCCAATCATTTCGGCCGTCGGGCACGAAACCGACACCACCCTGATCGACTATGTCAGCGACCGCCGCGCCCCCACCCCCACCGGCGCCGCTGAAATGGCCACGCCGGTGCTGGGCGAATTGCGCGCCTTCACCGCCGATCTCGAACGCCGCCGTCAGGGCACCATGGCGCGTCTGTTAGAGACCCGCCGCGAACGTCTGACCATGCTGGCGCGCGCCCTGCCCAAGCCGCTCGACCTGATCGACTCTGCCCAGCAACGGCTGGATTATGTAGCGCACCGTCTTGGCGGCGGCCTGCTGCAAAACCTCAACCTGCACCAGACCGCCTATGTCCGCGTCTCCGGCCGCTTTTCGCCCGGTCTGCTGGAGCGTCCACGTCAGCTAAAACACACGCAACTGGCCCAACTGGCCCACCGCCTCGATCTGGCCATGGCGCGCCGTGTTACCCTGGCAGAAAGCCACGCGCGCCTGCCGAGCCTGACCACGCGTATGGACGCCGCGCTGACGCGCACCGTCACGCGCAGCGGCGAACGCCTGCCCGAGCTTGCCAAACGTCTTGGCGAGGCGATGACGCGCACCCTTTCCCAGCGTAGCGAGCAGTTGAAGCGACTGGAGCAACTGCGCGTCAGCCTCGATCCGGATCGTCCGCTCAATACTGGCTTCGCCCGCGTCAACCGCGCCGATGGGGCGCTGGTCGTCTCTCCCACCGGCATCGCATCGGGCGATGCGCTGGTTCTGACCTTCAAGAACCACGAAACCCTTGGCGTCATCGCCCATGGTGATGGCCCGCCGCCCGTGGCCACCCGATCAGAAGGGCCGAAACCCCAGCCAGCACTAAAACCTGCCGCTGCCAAGCCAAAACCGCCGTCACCGGACCAAGGCAGCCTATTCTAG
- the lpxK gene encoding tetraacyldisaccharide 4'-kinase, with product MTIKTPDWWYKKNAAGAPWWRFLLWPLSLVWLAINRIKSATAKPFRSKLFVISIGNVTLGGSGKTPIAGEILSLLTPKAYGLSRGHGGTLAGPIRVDPTLHSAADVGDEPLMLAQDHPFVIAHDRAAGLRLIEKVRKTPKPIIAVVDDAHQNLKIAKDLHILIIDGDTRNGAWPFGDNGVCPYGPMREPLAQGLERADLCVLWMPDDDAQPDPDMIALLGDKPVFVARLQAHAPAIPAPVFGFAGIAKPWKFEATLQSEGYDIAGFRGFPDHASLTPADLTRLMAEAEALGARLITTQKDWIKLDPAWRSRIACLPIRAKFDNEAGLLAFLDNAVRSGAQGLTR from the coding sequence ATGACGATCAAAACGCCGGACTGGTGGTATAAGAAAAACGCCGCTGGCGCACCGTGGTGGCGCTTTCTCCTGTGGCCTCTGTCCTTGGTATGGCTCGCGATCAATAGGATCAAAAGCGCCACGGCCAAGCCCTTCCGTTCAAAGCTGTTCGTTATCAGCATCGGAAATGTGACGCTCGGTGGATCGGGCAAGACGCCGATCGCCGGCGAGATTCTCAGCCTGCTGACGCCTAAGGCTTACGGTCTGTCGCGCGGTCACGGCGGCACGCTGGCCGGGCCGATCAGGGTCGATCCCACGCTCCATAGCGCAGCAGACGTCGGTGATGAACCCCTGATGCTGGCGCAGGATCATCCCTTCGTCATCGCCCATGACCGCGCCGCTGGTTTGCGTCTTATTGAAAAGGTGCGCAAGACACCGAAGCCGATCATCGCCGTGGTCGATGACGCTCACCAGAACCTGAAAATCGCCAAGGACCTGCATATTCTGATCATCGATGGTGATACGCGCAACGGCGCCTGGCCTTTCGGCGATAATGGCGTCTGCCCCTATGGCCCGATGCGTGAACCGCTGGCGCAAGGCCTTGAGCGTGCTGACCTCTGCGTGCTGTGGATGCCGGACGATGACGCCCAGCCCGATCCGGATATGATCGCTCTGCTCGGCGACAAACCGGTCTTCGTCGCCCGCCTGCAAGCCCATGCACCAGCGATCCCCGCACCGGTCTTTGGCTTTGCCGGCATCGCCAAGCCCTGGAAGTTTGAGGCTACCCTGCAGAGCGAAGGCTATGATATCGCGGGCTTTCGCGGCTTCCCCGACCATGCGTCCCTTACCCCCGCCGATCTGACCAGGCTGATGGCTGAGGCCGAAGCCTTGGGCGCCCGGCTCATCACCACGCAAAAGGACTGGATCAAGCTTGATCCTGCCTGGCGCAGCCGAATCGCCTGCCTGCCGATCCGCGCCAAATTCGACAATGAAGCCGGCCTGCTGGCGTTTCTCGACAACGCTGTCAGAAGTGGCGCGCAGGGTTTAACTCGGTAA
- a CDS encoding histidine kinase dimerization/phospho-acceptor domain-containing protein: MALFHSEDREAVERCVRQAMTSGEDFTFQNRLIRADGEERIVYSKGGVEMDEKGAPEFIFGILQDVTEQVHLQETLLAAKENAEAFVLAKSDFLSNMSHEIRTPLTTILGYATLLNGVPEMPSDARHYIGRINKAGEALLSLITDILDFSKLEAGQVKLTPQPTDLRSLASDIIDQFAVLGETRNITLKSRL, translated from the coding sequence ATCGCGCTGTTCCACTCCGAAGATCGTGAGGCGGTCGAGCGTTGCGTTCGCCAAGCCATGACAAGCGGGGAGGATTTCACCTTCCAGAATCGCCTGATCCGCGCTGATGGCGAAGAGCGCATTGTCTATTCCAAAGGCGGCGTCGAGATGGACGAAAAGGGCGCGCCTGAGTTCATTTTCGGCATCCTCCAGGACGTCACCGAGCAGGTGCATTTGCAGGAAACCCTGCTTGCCGCCAAGGAAAATGCGGAGGCCTTCGTCCTGGCTAAATCGGACTTCCTGTCGAATATGAGCCATGAAATCCGCACGCCGCTGACAACGATCCTCGGCTACGCCACCCTGCTCAATGGCGTGCCGGAAATGCCAAGCGACGCCAGACACTATATCGGCCGCATCAATAAGGCCGGCGAGGCGCTGCTCAGCCTGATCACCGATATTCTAGACTTCTCGAAGCTGGAGGCCGGGCAGGTCAAGCTGACGCCGCAGCCAACGGATCTGCGCAGCCTGGCCTCGGATATCATCGACCAGTTCGCCGTGCTGGGTGAAACCCGCAACATCACCCTGAAGTCTCGCCTATGA